Proteins encoded in a region of the Candidatus Nitrosomarinus catalina genome:
- a CDS encoding Nre family DNA repair protein: MSSNSQDIRRSILSKWHETLSKYGNLLSSDSVSGTSPPSVFVGSHNYPKVFVGPMVPPIHGNTELLDSPEKWKGKSLEEIINFRLNLVRGIQKIPIDQTEGRYIENLQEVTMSSKPTDLDLTFNKKISSNISLDGESAPFGPIGEIKSANFSGSTSTKPIEKIFYDKDMKAEDAVLKLYNSGIEISKIQKCFSIGMLGKKRKLVPTKWSITATDDIISKSIVDEVLENNIIDTSMVFLYEHLGNIFSVILFPHRWIFEMVEAWYSNGVIGFGSDYEDARGINHPPHIAGAYFAAKLAVSEYLLKNKIQAGVLIFREIRPEYAIPVGVWQVREGIREAMKHRPEHATNFNQALEIASTKTSISKNEWIKNGKITDLIRQKTLLDYF; the protein is encoded by the coding sequence ATGTCATCAAACTCTCAAGATATTCGACGATCAATTTTATCTAAATGGCATGAAACATTATCAAAGTATGGGAATTTACTCTCATCAGATTCAGTTAGTGGTACCAGTCCACCATCAGTTTTTGTTGGTTCACATAATTATCCCAAAGTGTTTGTGGGTCCAATGGTACCACCAATTCATGGAAATACAGAATTATTGGATAGTCCGGAAAAATGGAAGGGTAAATCATTAGAGGAAATTATTAATTTTCGTTTAAACTTAGTAAGAGGAATTCAAAAAATTCCAATTGATCAAACAGAAGGAAGATACATTGAAAATCTTCAAGAAGTCACAATGTCATCCAAGCCAACAGATCTTGATCTAACATTTAACAAAAAAATTTCATCAAACATTTCATTGGATGGTGAAAGTGCACCATTTGGTCCAATAGGTGAAATAAAATCTGCAAACTTTTCAGGGAGTACATCAACTAAACCAATTGAAAAAATATTTTACGATAAAGATATGAAAGCAGAAGATGCAGTTTTAAAATTGTATAATTCAGGAATTGAAATTTCTAAAATTCAAAAATGTTTCAGTATTGGAATGTTAGGTAAAAAAAGAAAACTAGTTCCAACAAAGTGGAGTATTACTGCAACAGATGACATCATATCAAAATCCATAGTGGATGAAGTCTTAGAAAATAACATCATAGACACATCAATGGTTTTTCTATACGAACACCTAGGCAATATTTTTTCAGTAATTTTGTTTCCACATCGATGGATTTTTGAAATGGTTGAGGCGTGGTATTCAAACGGAGTAATAGGATTTGGGTCAGATTATGAGGATGCTCGTGGAATAAATCACCCACCACATATTGCTGGAGCCTATTTTGCTGCAAAATTAGCGGTTTCAGAGTATCTTTTAAAAAATAAAATTCAAGCAGGAGTTTTAATCTTTAGAGAAATTAGACCAGAATATGCTATTCCTGTAGGAGTATGGCAAGTTCGAGAAGGAATTAGAGAAGCAATGAAACATAGACCAGAGCATGCTACAAATTTTAATCAAGCATTAGAAATTGCATCAACAAAAACAAGTATCAGTAAAAATGAATGGATTAAAAATGGAAAAATCACAGACTTGATAAGACAAAAAACACTTTTAGATTATTTTTAA
- the fen gene encoding flap endonuclease-1: MGLNLKDLVIREKTTLDAFSNKIIAIDAYNAIYQFLASIRGPDGLQLTDSEGRITSHLSGLLYRNVNFLSLGIKPVYVFDGKPPSLKTAEIERRKQIKKDATVKYEKAISEGNLEDARKFAQQTTSMKDGMVKESKEFLTHFGIPYIEAPSEGEATAAHLTNTGQAYASASQDYDSILCGAKKLVRNFTSSGRRKIPNRNTYIDVVPEIIETQKTLESIQMSREELIDVGILIGTDFNPNGFERIGPKTALKLIKQHKRLEDIPQIQEQLNEIEFEQIRKIFLNPEVAKVEEITFNEVDYEGIVNYLVKERSFSEDRIQSTLNRLKKALEKKSQNLDQWF, encoded by the coding sequence ATGGGATTAAACCTAAAGGATTTAGTTATTCGAGAAAAAACAACACTAGACGCATTTTCAAATAAAATAATAGCAATTGATGCATACAATGCAATCTATCAATTCTTAGCTAGCATCAGAGGCCCAGATGGATTACAATTAACAGATTCAGAAGGAAGAATTACTAGTCATCTGAGCGGATTATTATACAGAAATGTAAATTTTTTATCATTAGGAATCAAACCAGTCTATGTTTTTGATGGAAAACCACCATCACTCAAAACAGCAGAAATTGAACGCAGAAAACAAATCAAAAAAGATGCAACGGTAAAATATGAAAAGGCAATTTCAGAAGGAAATTTAGAGGATGCAAGAAAATTTGCACAGCAAACTACTAGCATGAAAGATGGGATGGTAAAAGAATCAAAAGAATTTTTAACGCATTTTGGAATTCCATACATCGAAGCACCATCGGAAGGAGAAGCTACTGCAGCACATCTTACTAATACAGGACAAGCTTATGCTTCAGCAAGTCAAGATTATGATTCAATCTTATGTGGGGCAAAAAAGTTAGTAAGAAATTTTACAAGTAGTGGAAGAAGAAAAATTCCAAACAGGAATACCTACATTGATGTTGTTCCAGAAATTATCGAAACCCAAAAAACACTTGAATCAATTCAAATGAGCAGAGAAGAATTAATTGATGTTGGGATTTTAATTGGGACAGATTTCAATCCGAATGGGTTTGAAAGAATTGGTCCAAAAACAGCATTGAAGTTAATTAAACAACATAAGAGACTTGAAGACATACCTCAAATTCAAGAGCAGTTAAATGAAATTGAGTTTGAGCAAATAAGAAAAATTTTCCTAAATCCAGAAGTCGCAAAAGTTGAGGAAATTACATTCAACGAAGTAGACTATGAAGGGATTGTAAATTATCTAGTTAAAGAAAGAAGTTTTTCTGAAGATAGAATTCAATCAACTTTAAACAGATTAAAAAAAGCCCTAGAAAAAAAGAGCCAGAATTTAGATCAGTGGTTTTAA
- a CDS encoding PAS domain-containing protein, which produces MPQTEARKTLKDAPIMWRRINSIGMILDCNSTYAANLGYAKSEILGKPIFEHVPKESWESMNESLKIWFETGKVTDRKITFIRQDKSTFSGLLQATSLYDENKNLIGSNTVIFDLTKMSEENIAKYQQFFEESSKKLKQIKEKEYEQLDKESKSEYEGLKQMFEMLLKINLLQLK; this is translated from the coding sequence ATGCCTCAAACAGAAGCAAGAAAAACCCTAAAGGATGCTCCAATAATGTGGAGACGTATTAACTCCATAGGCATGATATTAGACTGTAATTCAACATATGCAGCAAATTTGGGATATGCAAAATCAGAGATTTTAGGTAAACCGATTTTTGAGCATGTACCAAAAGAATCATGGGAATCAATGAATGAATCATTAAAGATTTGGTTTGAAACAGGAAAAGTTACAGATAGAAAAATTACATTTATCAGACAGGACAAAAGTACATTTTCAGGATTATTGCAGGCAACTAGTCTTTATGATGAAAATAAAAATTTGATTGGAAGCAACACAGTGATTTTTGATTTAACAAAAATGTCAGAAGAAAATATTGCAAAATATCAACAATTTTTTGAGGAATCAAGTAAAAAATTAAAGCAAATTAAAGAAAAGGAGTATGAACAATTAGATAAAGAGTCAAAATCAGAATATGAAGGATTAAAACAAATGTTTGAAATGTTATTAAAAATAAATTTATTGCAATTAAAATAA
- the acs gene encoding acetate--CoA ligase produces the protein MSEKYEIGLGNNDVDIRKNAQSDFISFWDKQAHNLTWFSPWERTLDWNSPFAKWFVGGKINASYNTLDIHQKTKSNKPAILWEGENGDSKIYTYGDLFKEVQKFANVLKSLGVEKGDRVTIYLPMVPELPIAMLACARIGAIHTVIFSGFSAASIKDRIDDSKSKIVITADGGFRRGKIVKLKEVIDDAIKDFEFVKNVIVLERAKNEITISSKDKLWTDLMQCVSDSCDAEKLDSEHPLYILYTSGTTGKPKGVLHETGGYLTHLHSTFQWAFDIKDSDVFFCTADIGWVTGHSYVVYAPLLHGATQVMYEGAPDFPDMSRMWQILQKYKVSIFYTTPTALRMFMKFGDQIPNSFDLSSLRLLGTVGEPINPEVWKWYYKVIGKEKCPIIDTWWQTETGGMMISSLPGLETIPLKPGSGTLPIPGVEISVVDEFGTEVPPNTKGYLIIQNPWPGMLQTLWGDDEKYKTVYWSKYSDCYYAGDYAVKDEDGYFWILGRADDVLKIAGHRIGTAELESCIVSNDDVAESAVCGIPDEIKGDVIIAFVVLKEGILTDRTILEKALFNKIRNDIGAIATPKEIYFVPKLPKTRSGKIMRRLLKSIGSGNTIGDTSTLDDVSAVTEIQKIVENKS, from the coding sequence TTGTCTGAAAAATATGAAATTGGATTAGGTAACAATGATGTAGATATACGTAAAAATGCCCAATCTGATTTTATCTCTTTTTGGGATAAACAGGCTCATAATCTGACTTGGTTTAGCCCTTGGGAGCGTACTCTGGATTGGAATTCTCCCTTTGCTAAATGGTTTGTAGGCGGTAAAATCAACGCTTCATACAATACTTTAGACATACATCAAAAAACAAAATCAAACAAACCTGCAATTTTGTGGGAGGGTGAAAATGGTGATTCTAAAATCTATACTTATGGTGATTTATTCAAAGAAGTTCAAAAATTTGCAAATGTGTTAAAATCTCTTGGGGTTGAAAAAGGAGATCGTGTAACAATTTATCTTCCAATGGTTCCTGAATTACCTATTGCAATGCTTGCATGTGCAAGAATTGGTGCCATACACACTGTAATATTTTCAGGATTCAGTGCTGCTTCAATTAAAGATAGAATTGACGATTCAAAGTCTAAAATTGTAATTACTGCTGATGGTGGTTTTAGACGAGGAAAAATTGTTAAATTAAAAGAAGTAATTGATGATGCAATTAAGGATTTTGAATTTGTAAAAAATGTAATTGTGTTGGAGAGAGCAAAAAATGAAATTACTATTTCTTCTAAAGACAAACTTTGGACTGACTTGATGCAATGCGTTTCTGATTCATGTGATGCTGAAAAGTTAGATAGTGAACATCCTCTTTACATTTTGTATACTTCGGGTACTACTGGAAAACCAAAAGGAGTTTTACATGAAACTGGTGGGTATCTTACTCATTTGCATTCTACATTTCAATGGGCATTTGACATAAAAGATTCTGATGTATTTTTTTGCACTGCTGATATTGGATGGGTGACTGGCCATAGCTACGTAGTTTATGCTCCATTACTTCATGGTGCCACACAAGTGATGTATGAAGGTGCACCTGATTTTCCTGACATGTCTAGAATGTGGCAGATTTTACAAAAATACAAAGTTTCTATTTTTTACACTACTCCAACAGCACTTCGAATGTTCATGAAATTTGGGGATCAAATTCCTAACTCCTTTGATTTGTCTTCTCTGCGTTTACTTGGAACTGTTGGTGAGCCAATTAATCCTGAAGTGTGGAAATGGTACTACAAGGTAATCGGAAAAGAAAAATGTCCTATTATTGATACATGGTGGCAAACAGAAACTGGTGGTATGATGATTTCCTCGTTACCTGGACTGGAGACAATTCCTTTGAAGCCTGGTTCTGGAACTTTGCCTATTCCAGGTGTAGAAATTTCAGTAGTAGATGAATTTGGAACTGAAGTTCCTCCTAACACCAAAGGATATCTGATTATTCAAAATCCTTGGCCAGGAATGCTTCAAACGTTATGGGGTGATGATGAGAAATACAAGACAGTTTACTGGTCCAAATATTCTGATTGTTACTATGCAGGTGATTATGCAGTAAAAGATGAAGATGGATATTTTTGGATCTTGGGACGTGCTGATGATGTTTTAAAGATTGCAGGTCATAGAATTGGAACTGCAGAATTGGAAAGTTGCATTGTTTCAAATGATGATGTAGCTGAATCTGCTGTATGTGGAATTCCTGATGAAATTAAAGGCGATGTAATCATTGCATTTGTTGTTTTAAAAGAAGGAATTCTTACTGATAGAACTATTTTAGAAAAAGCACTTTTTAATAAAATTAGAAATGATATTGGTGCAATTGCCACCCCTAAAGAAATCTATTTTGTCCCAAAATTACCAAAAACTCGCAGTGGAAAAATTATGCGACGATTGTTAAAATCTATTGGTAGTGGTAATACTATTGGAGATACTAGTACTTTGGATGATGTTTCTGCAGTTACCGAAATTCAAAAAATTGTTGAAAACAAATCTTAA
- a CDS encoding CdvA-like protein: MTNDDIEIIGKNVKDMYGTFMGKVVGTITEIDGSIQSVGIDCGSQGLQQIQFEQLVVQGESVIFIPKWRLDSQRLIREKQLTLRRLKALMDIVSENDDMKADAEIIHEKYKFKLATLDEMESEIKSKLEERLIELDTQMKSAKMLSFDAKVQFKSNEISEATFETVKSCTTEVIEHVTHEQSEISNVKSRIADLELEVQEITSPAEANIQESAVTYLETPEPQQVIQTILPEAPTEPIVTPSEPIEAQVSPIPEPATESEVTFAFPEPPQQVTSETSHDDNDNDWLARMEAQ; encoded by the coding sequence ATGACAAACGACGATATCGAAATAATCGGTAAAAACGTCAAAGACATGTACGGAACATTCATGGGTAAAGTCGTAGGAACAATCACTGAAATTGACGGTAGTATTCAATCCGTTGGTATTGACTGTGGTTCTCAAGGATTACAACAAATCCAATTTGAGCAACTTGTAGTTCAAGGTGAGAGTGTAATTTTCATACCAAAATGGAGATTAGATTCCCAAAGACTAATTCGTGAAAAACAACTTACTTTACGTCGTCTAAAAGCATTGATGGATATTGTTTCAGAAAATGATGACATGAAAGCAGATGCAGAAATCATTCATGAAAAATACAAGTTCAAACTTGCAACATTAGATGAAATGGAAAGTGAAATCAAATCTAAACTTGAGGAAAGATTGATTGAGTTGGATACACAAATGAAATCTGCAAAGATGTTATCATTTGATGCAAAAGTACAATTCAAAAGCAATGAAATCTCTGAGGCAACATTTGAAACTGTGAAATCATGCACAACTGAGGTAATTGAGCATGTAACACATGAACAATCTGAAATTTCAAATGTAAAGAGCAGAATTGCTGATCTTGAATTGGAAGTGCAAGAGATAACTTCACCTGCAGAAGCAAATATTCAAGAATCTGCCGTTACATATCTGGAGACTCCTGAACCACAACAAGTGATTCAAACAATACTTCCAGAAGCACCAACAGAACCAATCGTAACACCTTCTGAACCAATTGAAGCTCAAGTATCCCCTATACCAGAGCCAGCAACTGAATCTGAAGTGACATTTGCATTTCCAGAACCACCACAACAGGTGACATCAGAAACATCACATGACGACAACGATAATGATTGGCTTGCTAGAATGGAAGCACAATAA
- a CDS encoding FAD-dependent thymidylate synthase, translating to MLSEFSSTEKKTLSDHFSNTEDNVFAIITPQQVDRGALMSRYSRTDKSMRRIFLDEFLKNKNRGEEFYDRVLLEYGDDSVAELGEAQIAIEGLSNIAVKKIEDRRIGLSYLEKSSRYVTWNKKENGKYRFYRDEKIMNSKFANDYEDSCNFSFETYSNNIEPMIEYIREKYPIEKYSFKDSIDKKEKLFSKLKNESDIKSANMIYKGSTKAKALDILRGLLPSSTLTNVGITGNGRAFEYLLTILGSSELDEEQKLASKIKKELDTTIKSFVRRADDKYGKAFQKYLKDVKNKSKAIALKEIKSNPKIGTITKIVDYETEKQALDKIITSIMYEQSPSTSYQNIMQQVKKMPKSKKIKIINEFIKIRTNRRHRPSRAFENTYYTFDLCNNFGMFRDFHRHRALTLERQLLTTDHGYVLPNEIKILGLEKDFKECMNNTKKTFEKIRSKFPEQSQYVVNFAYNYPYFMKLNLREACHLIELRTIPQGHIDYRRVAQNMYNQINKVHPNLSKIMKFVDLKEYDLERFEAEKRTEEKRKKIKK from the coding sequence ATGTTGTCAGAATTTTCGAGTACTGAAAAAAAAACTCTATCAGATCACTTTTCAAATACCGAAGATAATGTTTTTGCAATAATTACACCGCAGCAAGTTGATCGTGGTGCACTAATGTCAAGATACAGTAGAACTGATAAAAGTATGAGAAGAATTTTTCTCGATGAATTTTTAAAAAATAAAAATAGAGGAGAAGAATTCTACGATAGAGTTCTGTTAGAGTATGGAGATGATTCAGTAGCAGAATTAGGTGAAGCACAAATTGCAATTGAAGGATTGTCAAACATAGCAGTAAAAAAAATTGAAGATAGAAGAATAGGTCTATCATATTTAGAAAAATCATCAAGGTATGTGACATGGAATAAAAAAGAAAACGGAAAATACAGATTCTATAGAGATGAGAAAATTATGAATTCAAAATTTGCAAATGATTATGAAGACAGTTGTAATTTTTCTTTTGAAACATATTCAAACAACATAGAACCAATGATAGAATACATTAGAGAAAAATATCCAATTGAAAAATATAGTTTCAAGGATTCAATAGATAAAAAAGAAAAACTATTTTCTAAATTAAAAAACGAATCAGATATTAAATCTGCAAATATGATTTACAAAGGTTCAACAAAAGCTAAAGCATTAGATATTTTGCGAGGATTACTTCCATCATCAACACTAACCAATGTAGGAATTACAGGTAATGGCAGAGCATTTGAATATTTACTTACAATACTAGGCTCATCTGAGCTAGATGAAGAACAAAAATTAGCCTCAAAAATCAAAAAAGAATTAGATACAACAATCAAGTCATTTGTTAGGCGAGCAGACGACAAATATGGAAAGGCATTTCAAAAATATCTCAAAGATGTGAAGAACAAATCAAAGGCCATAGCATTAAAAGAAATTAAATCAAATCCAAAAATTGGTACAATTACAAAAATTGTAGATTATGAAACAGAAAAACAAGCATTAGACAAAATCATCACTTCAATTATGTACGAACAATCACCTAGTACATCATATCAAAACATCATGCAACAAGTTAAAAAAATGCCCAAGTCAAAAAAAATCAAAATAATAAATGAATTTATAAAAATAAGAACCAATAGAAGACATAGACCATCACGTGCATTTGAAAATACATACTATACATTTGATTTGTGCAATAACTTTGGAATGTTTAGAGATTTTCACAGACATAGAGCGCTTACATTAGAAAGACAATTACTAACAACAGATCATGGGTATGTATTACCAAATGAAATCAAAATACTTGGTTTAGAAAAAGATTTCAAAGAATGTATGAACAATACTAAAAAGACTTTTGAGAAAATTAGAAGTAAATTTCCAGAACAAAGTCAGTATGTAGTAAATTTTGCATACAATTATCCATATTTTATGAAATTAAATCTAAGAGAAGCATGTCATTTAATTGAATTGAGAACAATACCTCAAGGACATATTGATTATCGAAGAGTTGCACAAAATATGTACAATCAAATTAACAAAGTGCATCCAAATCTAAGTAAAATAATGAAATTTGTAGATTTAAAAGAATATGATCTAGAAAGATTTGAAGCAGAAAAAAGAACAGAAGAAAAAAGGAAAAAAATCAAGAAATAA
- the msrB gene encoding peptide-methionine (R)-S-oxide reductase MsrB produces MTEKIEKDPEEWKKELTPEQFEICINHGTEPPFSGKYNESKLEGFFKCVCCGEKLFSSDSKFDSGSGWPSFWQPVSEDNIEYLSDTDYGMVRTEVNCKKCGSHLGHVFDDGPKPTNQRYCINSISLKHEKDE; encoded by the coding sequence ATGACAGAAAAAATTGAAAAAGATCCAGAAGAATGGAAAAAAGAATTAACTCCAGAACAATTTGAAATTTGTATCAATCATGGAACTGAACCACCATTTTCAGGCAAGTATAATGAATCCAAATTGGAAGGATTTTTCAAATGTGTTTGTTGCGGTGAGAAATTATTTTCGTCAGATTCAAAGTTTGATTCAGGTTCAGGATGGCCTAGTTTTTGGCAACCAGTTTCAGAAGATAACATAGAATATCTTTCAGATACAGACTATGGAATGGTAAGAACTGAGGTTAACTGCAAAAAATGCGGTTCACATTTAGGACATGTATTTGATGATGGTCCCAAGCCTACAAATCAAAGATATTGTATTAATTCAATTTCATTGAAACATGAAAAAGATGAATAA
- a CDS encoding homoserine dehydrogenase: MRIILCGFGVVAQSLIKLFESREEELYSKYGLKPRVLAVFDSKGSAIDQSGLNLEKLIQVKEKFGTVKNYSEKNNSMKGNEILKNVEADVLIETTASNYKDAEPGMTHITTAMKKGMHVISVNKGPLALAFPSLMELATYNQVMFKFSGTVGGGTPILDYAKNSLRGEKITSFAGILNGTTNYILSNMATGLSFDDALKDAQDRGYVEADESLDLDGLDAAAKLVILANWIMGMKVTMPDIKCVGIRKVTIEDIRKAETNNSVLKLIASCDKELMVSPKEVPKDDPLGVNGTLNAIAFTSEHSGTQTIIGKGAGGTETASSILRDLLDIRQEIAKN; encoded by the coding sequence ATGAGAATCATACTATGTGGTTTTGGAGTAGTTGCCCAGAGTCTAATAAAATTATTTGAATCAAGAGAAGAAGAATTGTATTCCAAATATGGATTGAAACCACGAGTATTAGCAGTGTTTGATAGTAAAGGTAGTGCAATTGATCAATCAGGATTAAATTTAGAGAAACTGATACAAGTAAAAGAAAAATTTGGAACAGTAAAAAATTATTCAGAAAAAAATAATTCCATGAAAGGCAATGAAATTTTAAAAAATGTTGAAGCAGATGTGTTAATTGAAACAACAGCTAGTAATTATAAAGATGCAGAACCAGGTATGACACACATTACAACTGCAATGAAGAAAGGAATGCATGTTATCTCAGTAAACAAAGGTCCACTGGCATTAGCATTTCCATCACTAATGGAATTAGCAACGTATAATCAAGTAATGTTCAAATTTAGTGGAACAGTAGGTGGAGGCACTCCAATATTGGATTATGCCAAAAATAGTTTAAGAGGAGAAAAAATCACATCGTTTGCTGGAATTCTTAATGGTACAACAAACTACATTTTATCAAATATGGCCACAGGTTTATCATTTGATGATGCATTGAAAGATGCACAAGACAGAGGGTATGTTGAAGCAGATGAATCATTAGACCTGGATGGATTAGATGCTGCAGCAAAATTAGTTATTCTTGCAAATTGGATAATGGGTATGAAAGTAACCATGCCAGATATCAAATGTGTCGGAATTAGAAAAGTAACAATTGAAGATATTAGAAAGGCAGAAACAAATAATTCAGTATTGAAATTAATTGCTTCTTGCGATAAAGAGTTAATGGTCAGTCCTAAAGAAGTACCAAAAGATGATCCTTTAGGAGTAAATGGAACATTAAATGCAATTGCATTCACATCAGAGCATTCTGGAACTCAAACAATTATTGGTAAAGGTGCAGGAGGAACAGAAACTGCAAGTTCCATTTTAAGAGATCTTCTAGACATTAGACAAGAGATTGCAAAAAATTGA
- a CDS encoding PUA domain-containing protein, with the protein MKSNLISKSETSTLLKKISQEWNMEFPKMKNVRVHQILDDAQIITGEGLKILKIENDYLPFLSETTILEKFPNVEVDMGAVKFMCKGANLMRPGIKKFTEFEKDKLVCIVEETHHKFLAVGKSVVSSSELESMEKGEVIQNLHYISDKFWETGKTIYD; encoded by the coding sequence TTGAAATCAAATTTAATTTCAAAAAGTGAAACATCGACATTACTTAAAAAAATATCACAAGAATGGAATATGGAATTTCCTAAAATGAAAAATGTAAGAGTTCATCAAATTTTGGATGATGCACAAATAATTACAGGTGAAGGATTAAAAATCTTAAAAATAGAGAATGATTATTTACCATTTTTATCTGAAACCACAATTTTAGAAAAATTTCCCAACGTAGAAGTGGATATGGGAGCAGTGAAATTCATGTGTAAAGGAGCAAATCTTATGAGACCAGGAATAAAGAAATTTACAGAATTTGAAAAAGATAAGCTAGTTTGTATTGTAGAAGAAACACATCACAAATTCCTAGCAGTAGGAAAATCGGTTGTATCTAGTTCAGAATTAGAAAGCATGGAAAAAGGTGAAGTGATACAAAATCTACACTATATTTCAGACAAATTTTGGGAAACTGGAAAAACTATTTACGATTAA
- a CDS encoding proteasome subunit beta yields MSMYMPGATAVGVTFDGGVVFASEKRIAFGNFLVSKTTKKTFSITDKVGATCAGLVADMQILTLQISALAKIRKMDIKRDVPPNTVAKMMSNMMYERRYFPLLTQVIVGGVVDKPVMYTLDPLGSVLPDEYAAVGTGAEMALGVLDPQFKENMTKDEAVTLAKHAVRAASLRDSASGDGLDVLIITKDGTEEFTESIK; encoded by the coding sequence ATGTCAATGTATATGCCAGGAGCAACTGCAGTTGGAGTTACTTTTGACGGTGGCGTAGTTTTTGCTAGTGAAAAAAGGATCGCATTTGGTAATTTTCTTGTTAGTAAAACAACAAAGAAAACTTTCTCTATTACTGATAAAGTTGGTGCCACTTGTGCTGGTCTTGTTGCCGATATGCAAATTTTAACTTTACAAATTTCTGCTCTTGCTAAAATTAGAAAAATGGATATCAAGAGAGATGTTCCTCCAAATACTGTTGCTAAAATGATGTCAAATATGATGTATGAAAGAAGATACTTTCCATTATTGACTCAGGTAATTGTTGGGGGTGTAGTTGATAAACCGGTAATGTATACTCTTGATCCTTTAGGTTCTGTACTTCCTGATGAGTATGCTGCAGTTGGTACTGGTGCTGAAATGGCATTGGGTGTATTGGATCCTCAATTTAAAGAAAATATGACTAAAGATGAGGCAGTAACCCTGGCAAAACATGCAGTTCGTGCAGCATCTCTAAGAGACTCTGCTAGTGGTGATGGATTGGATGTTCTAATTATCACTAAAGATGGAACTGAAGAATTTACTGAAAGTATAAAGTAA
- a CDS encoding DoxX family protein: protein MATAEIKEKILNDTVFFGLRLAMGVIFILHGYSKFGNEGFVSWISSMGIPGELAIIIALAEVVPGILLIIGVLNRISASIISIIMVGAIFHVKGAQSITGDKGIEFDLILLAVALVIIVAGPGRISLSQIIKKIPRCLH from the coding sequence ATGGCTACTGCAGAAATCAAAGAAAAAATCTTGAATGATACAGTATTTTTTGGACTAAGATTAGCAATGGGAGTAATCTTCATTCTTCATGGATATAGTAAATTTGGGAATGAAGGATTTGTTTCATGGATCTCATCGATGGGGATTCCTGGAGAATTAGCCATAATTATTGCCTTGGCAGAAGTGGTACCAGGAATTTTGTTGATTATCGGAGTTTTGAATAGAATTTCAGCATCAATTATTTCAATAATTATGGTAGGTGCAATATTTCACGTAAAAGGAGCCCAAAGTATTACTGGCGACAAAGGGATAGAATTTGATTTGATTTTACTTGCAGTTGCATTAGTGATAATTGTTGCAGGGCCAGGAAGGATTTCACTATCACAAATAATTAAAAAAATTCCTCGATGCCTGCATTAA